One genomic window of Cannabis sativa cultivar Pink pepper isolate KNU-18-1 chromosome 2, ASM2916894v1, whole genome shotgun sequence includes the following:
- the LOC115719932 gene encoding uncharacterized protein LOC115719932, producing the protein MTERRSSVKDLQTQMGQLATQITTLPQGNLPSTTEVNPKENCKAFTLKSGKKYEGPNGGQPVEEEIQDQPVPSSTEKKTTKSLAPEQETPQISIDHHKLPPKLKDPESFTIPCTIGRIEGINALCDLGASINLMPLSVFRRLQLGEVKPTTVTF; encoded by the exons ATGACTGAGAGAAGATCATCCGTTAAGGACCTACAGACTCAGATGGGGCAATTGGCAACTCAGATAACAACCCttcctcaaggaaatttgcctagtACAACTGAGGTAAATCCTAAGGAAAATTGCAAGGCATTTACCTTGAAAAGTGGGAAGAAGTATGAAGGGCCTAATGGGGGACAACCAGTGGAAGAAGAGATTCAGGATCAACCTGTGCCATCATCAACAGAAAAGAAGACTACTAAAAGTCTTGCACCAGAACAAGAGACTCCACAAATTAGTATAgatcatcat AAACTTCCTCCTAAACTCAAAGATCCTGAAAGTTTCACCATTCCTTGCACTATTGGGAGAATAGAAGGGATAAATGCATTGTGTGATTTGGGGGCTagcattaacttgatgcctctGTCAGTTTTTAGAAGATTGCAGTTGGGGGAAGTAAAGCCAACCACGGTAACCTTTTAA